TTAGCGCGAAGGCCAGCCCACCTATTGTGGTGACGGTCTTCTTTGACCGTCGCCTGAGGAGATAATCATGAGATTGAAGGTAGACAAAGAGAGTGACGCCCTGTACTTGCGACTCGATGAGGCTGCGGTAGTGGAATCTGAGGAAGTCCAGCCGGGCATAGTCCTGGACTACGACGCGGCCGGCAACATGGTCGGCGTCGAGATCCTCAACCTCAGCAAGCGCGTGGCGCCCGAGCGTCTCCGCGTCCTGCAACTGGAAACGGTGTAGGTCGCCGACTCGATGCTCGACCAGGGCGTAGTCTAAGTCCGAGTCCAACCATCAGGCGGGAGTCCTTCGGGACTTCCGCTTTGTGTTGTCTGCTGTACCTGAGGTTCCGAACATCACCGGGCGTGCGCTCTGTCCAGCAGCTCTCCCAACTATTCTCCGAACAGCTCTCCGAATTGCCATCCGGGCTGCTCTCCGGTCTGCTTCCTGAGCGATTCGCCGGACAATCTGCGGAGCTTCCTGCGGGCCAACATTCCCCGCAGCTTTCCCTGTAGCTCGTCGAGTTCTCCTCCGGATAGCCCGCCCGGTAGCTGACCGAACAACCGCCCAGGTAGCTCTCCAGATTCCTCTCCGGACAGCCGGTAGAGCAGTCATCCGAACTGCCTTCCGGGCAGCTTGGAGGACAACCAGCAGAATAGCCTGGGGGGCGACGTAGGGGAGGAAGCAGAATGACGAATAACTAATTGCTAATTAACAACTTGGGACATTTCTGGGTCTTGCTGGAGGAGGACATATAGGAAACTGGGCGTCAGCAACCCGCCTCAAATGAGTCATCCAAATCCACCCCACTTCCAAAGGAAGTAGGGAAGCGCCAGCGGCTGCCGCGCAAGCAAGGTGCGAGGCACCATGCAGTCGCCTGACATCGCCCTGTTCGCCGAGATGGATCGCAAAGGCGAACTCGACTGAACGCGGACCGCGCCGAGCCTGCCCGTGTTTGCCCCGGCCTTGACTGGCCAGCCGCTCCGGCTACGATTCGGCTGAGATGCTCCGCATCCTGTTCCTGGCCATCCTTGTCTTGTCTGCCTGCAGCTCCCCGGCTCCGGTGGAGGTCCGGCTTCTGTGGCAGCGCAACTACGAGCTTGTCTCCCCTGCGGACATGGACGGCGACTCCTCGGATGAATTCATGTGCCTGCAGGAGGGAGGCCTGCTGGACTGCCTCAGCCAGGACATAAGGCGCTGCGTCCTGGGCACGACCTATGCGAACATCGAGGGATGCAGCACGGGGATAACTAGGATGGGTGGAAGCCGGTCAGCCGGGACTTGGTACGCTTTCGTGCGACGAGACTCGCAACTCCTGTTCAGCTCGCCGGCCAAGCGGGACCTCTTCGTCGCCTGCGGCCGAGACTCACTGCCAGGGTCGGTATGGGACGGCGGGGCATCCGACGTATTCGTAGCCGACCTGAACGAAGATCAGAAGCTCGAAGCCATCGTCATCGTCTACAGCAATGCGGATGCTCGTCCGCGCGGCGTGTACGTGCTGGACTATGCCACCGGACGCAAGATCTGGGAGTACGCTACTGGACCGCCTCTGCTGATGCCTATCGTGGAAGACATAGACGGCGACTCGCATCTGGAGTTTCTGTCCGGGTCCCGAGCATGCGGAAATGGCGGTGTCGCCAACGGGACCTCCGATGAAAGCTCCTACGTGTTTCTAGTCAGTGACAGCGGAAGGACCAAGTGGGTAACACCGGTCGGACGATACTCGTCGGCAGTTCAAGCGGCACATTGGGCATCGGAGCGAGAACGCAGACCGCAAGTCGTCGCATATGAAGTGGGAAACATCGCCGGAGGCAGGGCCGGTGACAGCGTGTTCATTCTCGATGCTCGTGACGGCTCCATCATCATGCGCCGGCAATTCGGTCAGTTCAACAACTGTGGCTCGGTTGCCTACTGCTTGAACGGACGCACGCGGCTTGCTCTTGCGGGCTCGGACGAGACACTGCGGGTCCTGGACGACTCTCTTGCGGTTGAGTCCAAGACGCACGTGCCGGGCGGCATCAATGGGCTCCTCGCGGGCAGGTTCAGTGGAGTTCGTGGGATTGAGTGGGCGGTCATGACCAACGACGGTCGGCTACTTCTCGTCGACGGCGCGCTCAGGACTCTGAATCGCACCGCTGAGGCTACCAGCAACGTCCTCGGTGACCTTTACACGGTCAGGAGTGGGCACAAGCATCGCCTGCTGGTCCGCAGGGCGGTCGGCGACCAGCTTCCATGGCTGCTGTTCGACTTCAGCCCAACGCCGCTCATGAGGCAGGGCGTGCCACTGGGGCTGGTCATCTCGCTGGGCACGGTGTTGCTGCTTGGATTCACCACTGCCATCGTCGCACTACGCTCTCGCCAGACCCGTGACACACGGACTCTCATACGTGGTCTGACCGGGCAGGCGGGTGTCGTGGAGATCAACCGCAGGGGTATCGTCAGGCACGTCAACCCAAAGGGGCGTGACTTGCTCAAGCTGGCCGGAGCTTCAGATTCGGCCCCGTTCGCGGGAGCGCTCTCACCGCTGGGCGGTACCGCACGGGATGCGTCCGAGCCCCGCGAGCTGCCGCTGTCGTTGCCGAGTGGACAGACAGTCCTGGCGCGTGTGACGCCGGTGAAGTCAGGCACACTGCTCACGCTCGAAGACATCTCCGCGGTCGAGTACATGAAGCGTGTGACGTCCTGGGCTCCGGTCGCCCAGAAACTCGCACACGACATCAAGAACCCGCTCAGTACCATCAGGCTCAAAGCTCAGCAGATGGAGGAGGATGGCGTCACCGATGCCAGGGCAATTCAAGAGGAAGTGGACCGCCTCAGCCGGATGGCGGATGGCTTCGCCCGGCTGGCTCGTTTCGAGCCACTAAAGCTGGAGCCAAAGGACGTCAATGCGCTGGTGCGGCGCGTGGTAGAAGAGCAGAACCTGAGCCTGCGTCCGGTCCTGACAGTGAGGCTGGACCTGCAGACTGGTTTGCCGTCACTGAACATGGACGAGGAGCAGATGGCCCGGGCGCTGACGAACCTCGTTACAAACGCGGTCGCCGCCATGCCCGACGAGGGCACGCTGACGATTCGCACTCTGATCTTGGATGATGGAGCCCGCGTCGCACTTGAGGTCGCAGACACCGGTCCGGGTATTCCCGAGGAGTACCTCGCCAAGCTGTTCCAACCTTTCTTCACCCGCAAGCCGGGTGGGACCGGACTTGGGCTTTCCATTGTACGCAAGGTGGTTGAGGACCACCGCGGGACCATCGAGGTCGAGAGCGAATTGGGCAAAGGGAGCACATTCTCCATCGTGTTGCCCGCAGGCAAGACGACTGGCATGAGGAGTGCATAGCCGTTGGCTGACGTGAAGAAGCCGCTTGTCTACGTGGTCGACGATGACACCCGCCTGGCTGAGACGTTGTGTGGCATTCTGGCCAAAGAGGATTACGAGACGCAGGCGCTCCACAGTGGTCTGGGTGCGGTCGCAGCCGCAAGGGAACGTCGTCCCGACGCGATGCTGCTTGACCTGATGCTTCCGGATATCGATGGCATTGAGGTCATCAAACGGGTGCAGGCAATTGCGCCCGGGCTCCCGATTGTCATGCTCTCGGGTCAGGGCAGCATCAAGGCCGCACTGGAGGCAACTCGGCTCGGCGCGTACGACTTCCTAGAGAAGCCGCCGGACGCCAACCGAATTCGCCTCACCGTCGCCAACGCGCTGGCGCGAGGCCGGTTGGAGCGTCACGTTGAGAGGTTGCAGGGCGAGCTGGCGGACCGCTATCAGATGGTGGGCGCGTCGCCGGCACTGCAACGGGTGAAAGACTTGATTGCCCGGGCCGCGCCGACCAGCGCAAGCGTGCTCATCACTGGTGAGAGTGGTGCAGGCAAGGAACTGGTTGCGCGAGCTCTGCATGCACAGAGTCCACGGGCAAGTGAAGCGTGCGTCGCCTTGAACTGCGCCGCGATTCCGAAGGAGCTGATCGAAAGCGAGCTGTTCGGCCACGAGAAGGGCGCCTTCACCGGTGCAGTTGCCCAGCGCAAGGGCAGGCTGGAGGAAGCGGAGAGCGGCACGCTCTTTCTCGATGAGATAGGCGACATGCCTTTGAACGCACAGGCCAAGCTGCTCCGGTTCCTGGAGGAATCTGAGATACAGCGAGTCGGCGGATCTGATACGCTCAAGCTCGATGTCCGCGTCATCGCCGCCACCAACAAGAACCTGCCGGAGAACGTGGGGCGGGGGACGTTCAGAGATGATCTCTTCCATCGACTGAATGTCGTCGCGATTCACGTTCCATCCCTGCGTGAACGCAAGGAGGACGTCGAGTCGCTGGCCTTAGCATTCCTCGAACGCTACTGCCGCAGGCACAACCGAGCGCTGCAACTCGCGTCCGGGTGTGTGGACGTGCTGCGGGCGTATGACTGGCAGGGTAACGTGCGGGAACTCCGCAACGCCATCGAACGCATCGTGGTCCTCGCCACTTCAAACCCGGTTGAGCCGCGCGAACTGAGCGCCCTTCTGGACTCGACAACAACCATCGGAGCTCAGGCGAACGGCACATTGAGATCCGCGTACGACCGCGCCGAACGCGAGGCGGTAGAACACGCTCTCGCCGCGTCCGGTGGTGTGATGAACCAGGCAGCACGGCTGCTCGGCGTCGAACGCACCACGCTCTACCGTCTCATCAAGAAACACGACCTCCGTCCGACTGTCGAAGCTATCGTCTAGCCTGCCCTGCTGACAACCGTTGCTGTCCTGCAACCTCTGTTGCACGCCTGCAACACGCCAAGAGCGAGCCCGGAACACCTTCGGCTCACGGCCCGTCCATACCTCCTCTCTCCTGAGTGGGGGAGGACAGAGGTGAGGGTGAACCGGCACTCGAATCCTCGGTTCCTTGACCCCTCGACCCCTTTTCCTTGCCCTGGCACGCCTCGTGCTCTTCTCGCTCTCGATGATGCACGTCAGACAAGACTCCGGCAACGGTCGCGAGTCCGTGTCTCATCAAGGAAATCCAAGGGGCCGAAGAGGAGGTATCGTGAACGTAGCCAGGAAGACCGCCGCAGTCCTCCTGCTGGCACTTGCGGCTGCTGCAGCGTTCGCCCAGCAGAGCAACGCGACCAAGCTGATCGCCTACCAAGGATCACAGGACATCTGGAACCAGCACTGGAGTACCGGCACGCGGACAAACATAGATCCATCGGAACTCACGTCAAAGGAACAGCCTAATGTGAAGACCACGACGAAGTACGGGGCATGCGTCCGCGGGGGGATCGGCGCGGCAGGCGCCTCTGCGTGTCTTTCAGAGGATGGCACCGTGTCCGTTGGCGCCAGCCTGCTTGGCGGGCAGGCGAGCATCTACACAAACCCAAAGTCCGGCAACATGGGCGGGTGCGTAGGAGTCGGAGTCACAGTCGGTGCCGGAGTCGGGGCCTCGGCATCCGCAGTGGTCTGCGGCGACAAAGAGAAGGGGCTGGTCGCGAAGACGTCAGTTGGGTCGGTCGTTGGAGAAGCGACGACCACCTACTACGACGGCAGAAGGTAAATGCTGTCCATCAAGTCTGAAGTAACACCGCGTCCGGCCTCGGCTGGGCACAGCACGGAAGTGCCGGGGCGAATGTCCGCAATCACACGTTGCGGGGACAGAGGTGCGCCAGGCGATTCGCACGGAGGACACATGCTGAGCAGAGCTAACGATGACGACGCCGTGAAGGCCACGCTACGCGGCGACGGCGGCATGAGACGAGAACAAACGGACGAGTCTGAGCGCAGGATGCGGGTGTCGGGAGTTGACGGATCACAGGTGCTGTGTGAAACCGCGCGCCGGCGGTACGAGCGCACGGCCCCCATCGGTGTGCGTCAGCGTACCGGATACCCCACGTGTAGCCGCCTGATCGCCGCGCTTGTCGCAGTCGCACTATGTTGCCCGGCTCTCTCCATGGCTGGAGGGGCTGGTCCGTACTTCATCTGCAAGTGGTGCGACAGGACGGTATACACGCAGGATGCGCGGTTCATCGCCACGCGCAGTGAGACGGATGCAGTCGTGCAGACGTGGTACGGCAGACTGGGTGTCTCCATCCCGAGCACCAGCACTTTCTACGAGTACCTGTGCCCGCACTGCAACACAGCGAACGTGTTGTCCGAACTCGAGCTGTTCAAGAGCAAGGCGGATGAGAGTGAGAAGGGATGCATCGAAGGGTGCGGCAATTGGATCTGGGCGATGCTGGTACTTTCGCTGGTCGCGCTACTCATAGGGGCCGCCTCGGGTGGTTCATAGGTCGGAGGGGGATGGTCTTGGTGGTAGATAGGACGACAGCACTGCTTCGGGCACTAGCCGGTGTGGCCGAGCAGACTCGCGTATCGTCGTCGCGTTCCCGCGACTACGTCCAGGCGATGCGCAGCCGTCAGGTTCTATCTCAGACCTTGGGGCACCTGCCGGCTCACAGTCACACCGAAGATGGTGAAGTCCGAGTAATGAGCGTGGAAAGGTGCGTGGACATGGCGGCACCGAGCCAACAAGAAACAGACTGCCTGCTTCGGTGCGGCAGGCGAATGAACGGAGGTACAGAATGCGAAAGGCAAGTGTGGTAGTGCTACTGTGCGTCGGCATCTTGTTCGCGGCGGGTCCGACCATGCAAATGCAGCCAGTCGGCAGGGTCCGCGTCAACTATCTGCCGACCGGTGTGCCGCAACACATCAATCTGCAAGGGTATCTGACCGACACCACCGGCAATCCAATCAACGGCAGCAAGTCGATGAGGTTCGACATCTTCCGCGGCGGCAGTTCGGTCTGGAACGAGACACAGACGGTAGACGTCGATGGCGGGCTGTTCTCGGTCGTAATGGGCAGCACGACGCCGATTCCGTACAGCGTGTTCGAGCCCGGTACAACGTGCGAGCTGCAGTTGACGATCGGGGGGCAGGCACTCTCGCCGCGCGTGGAAATGACGAGCGTAGGGCACGCCTACCGAAGTGTGAAGAGCGACACAGCAGTCTATGCGCTGTCCGGCCAGAATCAGCAGTACGTTGACAGCGCGGGGGGTGCAGTCAGGGTTGGCGGGCTGAATCTGACCGGGATTGACTCACGCTACGTCAACGAGGGGCAGTCGAACTCGGTGACCAAGGCGATGATAGTGGCAAACGCGATAGACAGCAGCAAGATCGCAACAGATGCCGTTACCAGCTACGAGATCGAGGCCGGCGCCGTCGGCAGCGCCGAATTGGGGTTCGCCAGCGTGACGTCGGCAAAGATACTTGACGGTACCATCGCCGCTGCCGACCTCAACCAGATGGGTGCGACGACTAACCAAGTGATCAAGTGGACAGGCTCTGCATGGGCGCCTCGGAACGACAGTCTTGGTGCCGGCGACAACACGTGGATGCGGTCGGGCTCGGACAGCGTCCTCTACACCGTCAACCAGCTCGGTCTCGCCAAGGGCGGGGCGAGCAACCTGCTCTACGGCACCAACCGTTTCACCCACGTCAACTTTGGCGTCTCCTGTACCACCGGGGCTTCGGGCCAGGACTATTCCTACGCGACGGTCAGCGGCGGGTACGCCAACAAAGCCGACGGCAGTGGCTGTGCAACGGTCGGCGGCGGAAACCGCAACGCGGCGAGCGGTCAGTACGCGACGGTCGGCGGCGGGGACGAGAACTCCGCAGGCGGACGCTACGCCACGGTCCCGGGAGGAAACGACTGCATCGCTGCGGCCGACTACAGCTTCGCCGTTGGCGACAACTCGGAGGTAGTGTTTGACCACGGAAACTCGGCCGCCTTCAATGGACAGACCACAACGGCCTCGGGTCAGACCCGCGTCGGCATTCTATCCAAGGCCTCTGGCTCTTTCACGATTGACCACCCGCTAGACCCACGCGGCAAGATACTCAATCACTACTTCGTGGAATCGCCCGACATGTCGAACGTCTACTCCGGTTCGGTTGTGTTGAGTGCGTCGGGTAGAGGCGAAGTCAGCCTGCCCGACTACTTCGATGCGCTCAACCGCAACCCGCGCGTGCAGCTAACTGGGGTAGGGACGACCGAAGTCGTCTACGTGGCCGAGGATATCAACGGGAATCGGTTCGTGGTCGGCGGCAAGCCGGGCGCGAAGGTCTACTGGCAGGTGACCGGCGACCGAAAGGACCCGTCAGCCGAGATAACCAGAATCATCATGCCGGTTGAGCAGCCGAAGACCGGCCAGCTTGCCGGCCATTCCCTGGACGACGACTTCCTGCGCAGCACCAAAGGTCAGCTGGAACGGATGGGCGCGGGCGGGCAGTTCAGTTTCCGCACCGCTGAAGGCCGCAAGCTGTACGAGAGGATCGAGCGTCACGCCGAGCAGCAAGGGGGCGAAAGATGAGCCGCGTTGACTACTTGCTGGCGGTCCGCGTCGTGAATCTCGTATGTCTCTCACTCACGTTCGGCCAATACTACCGCTGCGACTGGAGCATTAGATGGTGAGGGCTACGAGCCTGTTCATCGCGTTGCTGACTACGGGGCTGGCCCACGCCCAACCGTACCTGCTCAGAGCGGCTGTGATCGACGGCGGTGGGACGGGGCTGGTATCGTCGGAGTATGTCTGTGGTCTGAGCATCGGGCAGCAGGCCGCATCGGGCGTGCTGACGGCTGGCCAGTATCGTGCCGTGCTCGGCTTCTGGCACAGCCCGTACGGAGGTGGCCTTCCAGGCATCGCGGAACCTGAAGCCGGCAGCCGAGCGGTGCCGTTGGTCTTTGACCTCGGGCAGAGCTTCCCGAATCCGTTCGGCAGGATGACCACCATCAGCTACTCACTGGCACGGGAATCGGATGTTGAGCTACGAGTCTACAACTCAGTGGGACGTGTCGTGACGACCTTGGTCAGCGGCATGCAGAGACCGGGCAGATACGCGGTATCGTGGGACGTTCGCGGTGTTCCGGCAGCCAAGCTGCCGTGCGGCACCTACTTCTGCCGGCTGGAAGCCGGAGAGTTCACGGCCACGCGGAAGATGGTGAAAACGGACTGAGAGGGTGGAAGAACGCGGTATGGCCAGGGGCGCGGGAAACCGCGCCCCTCGGCTTCCAGCCGCGAGTCGCCACAAGAAGACCCCTCAATCAGCAGCGAGGCGCGAGCGAGTGCGCTGTTCTGACTTTGGCTTGCTGCGCTTCTTAGTCTCGGCCTCAAAGCTACGGTCGGTCGGACGCGGGGCGTTACGGCTGCTTGACCTAGCGTAGCCTACTTCTACAATCTCGTTGTGACTGAACAGACGGACAGATTCAAGCTGGTCGTGCCGTTCAAGCCTCAAGGTGATCGACCTTGAGCCATCGCAGCAGGCGGTAGCTAGTCCAAGGCCAGGCTGAAGCGCAGGGCGCGGTTGACCGCAGCAGTCTGAACGGAAGTGCGTAGAGCTTCCACGCCGCACCCCGGCGTCAACAGCTTCAGGCACGGCCTGCATGATCAAACTCGTCGCTCTTGGCGTCCTTGGCGAGCTTGGCGGTTGTCCGGCTTCGAGGAATTGTCGCCGGGTCGGCGCTACCGCCCGGATCGCGCGGCGAAGGCGAAGGCGTTGAAGTAGGTGCGCCAGCGGGCGGGCGAGGAGCCGTACCCGTTGTCGGCATAGAAGTAGTCGACAAGGACTTCGCGGAGGCGGGTGAGTTCTCTGAGTCGTCCGCGGTGCCGGGCGTCGGCTATCGTCAGGTCGAGCAGTTCGAGGGCGCGTTCAATCGCTTTCGTGCTGTATTCGGCGTTGCCGCGTTGCCGCCAGTTCAGTGCCCGCTCGACCTCGCTGCCCGTATTGGCCAGCTGTTCAGCCAGACTGAACTTGCACCATCGGCCCGCTGCCAGTTCCCGGTGCTGCGCCGTCACCGCGCCACCAGACGGCCGACCACTGCGAGTATGGCCTTGCGCGTTCCCGGGTCATCAACACCGCGGCTGCGGTTGCCCTGGGAGGGGCGGATGTTGATCATCGAGTCGAACTCGATCCAGTCTTCTTCACCAATCGCCGGGTACAGGTTTATGCCCCAGAGGTGGCGCTGGTCTGAGCCATCTTCGAGCAGCAGCGCCTCTTCGTCGGAGTGGAGTTCTCCACCGATCGCCATCAGGCCGCGCTCGACGTCCACGACTGCTTTGACCATGTCCCCGAACTGGGCTTTGGCCATCGCGTCGAGGTCGGCGAGCGGTATCTGTTGGCGGACAATGGTCATCGCTGCAAGTCTAGCTTTGTTGCAGGCGCGGTCAAGCCGCCCCGGGCCACCTGGGGGACTCACCACGAAGGCGCAGAGACACAAAGAGGGTGAGGACAGAAGTCAGCTCTGTCTGCTTGGCGTTCTTGGCGGTTCCCCTACCAAAGTGCTGGTTGACGATTGGCGGAAAGAGGCTAGATTGAACCGTGCTCGGCAGGTTCTTGTTCCGCTGGCGCGGAGTCATTGGTGTGCTCGCCTTCGGCGTGGTGTTCTGGCTGGCGAGGCCGACGGTCGGGTCGTGTCTCCTCGGTCTTCCGTTCCTGCTGGTCGGACTGGCGGTCAGGTTCTGGGCGTCGGGCTACATCGGCATAGAGGGACGGGTGAGGGAGATTGGCATGCGGAGTGAGAAGAGAGGAGCGAGGATGGAGGAGGGAGGAGCGCAGCGCAGCAGAATCGTGACTGGACCCTATCGAATCCTCAGGCATCCATTGTACATCGGCAACTTCCTGCTCGTTGCGGGAATGCTCCTGGCTCTACACCCGCCGATCTGGCTGAGTGCGGTTGTGATGGTTGGGTTCATTGCCGAGTACGCGGCGATTGTCGCAGCAGAGGAAGCGTATCTAGCCGGGCGCGGAGGCAATGCAGATTGCAAAACGCAGAGGGCAGAAGTGGCGGTCAGAGGGAGTGGAGAGTCGGGAGTGGGGAGTGGCGAGATCGACCGAAGTCAGAAGTCAGAATCCAGAAGGCAGAAGGCAGAAGTGCGAACAGCGAACGGCGAACGGCGAGAGGCGATGGACGAGTCGTTTGTGATGAGCCGGGCTCTGGTTGAGTGGCGGACGTGGGTGGTGACGGGAGCGGGCTGGGGGCTGGCGATTGCCAGAGCAGTCGTAGTGGACTAGGCTTGGGACACGATCCGAAATCCCGGGAGGATTTCGGTCATGTCCCTTCGCTAGCGGCGGGGGAGGATTTCAAACTCGGCGGTTGCGGAAGCGGTGTGTGAATCATCGGGTGACGCCAGCATATCCGTGACGCGGCTGATGAGCAGGTACGGGCCAGGCTTCAGGTCCATGGTGTGGACACGTTCGACCGCAACTCCGGTTGAACCTATCCCGGTGATGTAGCGCTGAGGCGCAGGCAGCACTGCCTTCTCGCGCGTCTCCCGTTGTACCAGTTCATAGTTGACCTGTGCGTTGTGGTTCCCGGTCGAGTCCTGGCCGAGATGGTAGATCTCGTACAGCACGTAGAACGATTGGCCGCTGCGGACGCGGGAGGCGACAAGCGGGACGACGCGCGTCCAGTCGAGGCGGTTGAACTGGGAGCTCTGGCTCGTGGAGTCAACCAGTGAGTAGAATAGAACATCGGACACCGGTTGGTTGCGACGCGCATAGTCAATCAGGTTCAGGTCCTGCACCTTCTTTGATGCCGCCTGGCCGTCGGCGGTGACGGCAGTGACGCTGAAGGTGTAGATATCAGCCGGAAGATTGAAGACCTCACGGCCGACGGCGAAGTCGACGGCGGTCGTGTCGGGAGGCATGGAGCAACTAAGCCAGGAAGAACTGTGCGCGGGCGTACCCTTGGCTCGCGGCACCAGGTCGATTGCCACGTTGATAAGTGGCTGCGATTGGGGCTGGAACTCGGCCAGAATGGTCCGCAAGGGAATGCCGAACGCAAGTTCGACCTCGACTGAGTCTCCATGCTGACTCAGGCGGCCCAACGATACCTCAAGCCCTAGCGGCCGAGTAGCGCTTGCGAACTCGGGTGCTGAACGTGCGAACACTGCCGGTTCCAGAGCAGGCATCATGGCGCGTGGACCATACCTGCTCTCTCCCACGATCTTGAAGGCGGTACCTGTCCGGACAAAGTCGTACTGGCGACCAAGCGAGTCGTATGACCAGATCTCCGCCGGGTTCACGAAGATGCGACTGGTCTCGGTGTCGATGAATCGGGTCTCGTACTGCTCGCGACGGGCCGGGCCGTGGCGGATGTATGTGCGTACCCGGTCGTCGTTCAGCAAATCGGTTGCACCGAAGTACATCCGGGCTTGGAGAGCTCGTTGGCGGTAGAAGATGGAGGGAGAAGGGAGGAGAGGGGAGGGAGAAGTAAGGACGGAGATCGGCGGGTTCTTCCAGAACCAGTCGAGATAGTCGGCTCGACTCATAGCGCTGCCGGCTGACGCGTACTGCTGTGCGGCGTCAGAAGCGAGTGCCGCCAGGACGAGGTAGTTGAGTCTCTCTTCGTCGGTGAGAGCGTCGGCAGGGGAGACCTGGCGGACTTGGGAGCAGGAAGAGAGGAAGAGCAGAAGGACTGCAAGATGCAGAATGCAGGCTGCAGATTGCAGATTGCGAGTCCGCTGGGTTGTCATCCGAGCCTGGTTGGTTCCTCAGATCATCGGTATGTTGACGCCTTTGGCGCGGGCGAGGGCCTGGGCGTCTTCGTACCCGGCATCGGCGTGGCGGGCAATGCCGGTTCCGGGGTCGTTGACCAGCACTCGCTTCAGTCGCTCGTCCATGTCCGGCGTGCCGTCGCAGACGATGACCTGGCCGGCGTGGATTGAGTAGCCGATGCCAACCCCGCCGCCGTGGTGGATGGAAACCCATGACGCGCCCGAGGCCACGTTCAGCATGGCGTTGAGCAGGGGCCAGTCGGCAATCGCGTCCGAGCCGTCCTTCATGGCTTCCGTTTCGCGGTTGGGCGACGCCACCGAGCCGGTGTCGAGGTGGTCGCGGCCGATGACTATGGGTGCACTGATACGTCCCTCGCGTACGGCCAGGTTGAATGCGAGGCCGGCCTTGTCACGTTCGCCGTAGCCGAGCCAGCAGATCCGACTGGGCAGGCCCTGGAATGGTATCTCGGCGCCGGCCCTCCTGATCCAGTTGACGAGCGCGGTGTTGTCCGGGAAGAGGTCGCAGATGATCCTGTCGGTCTCGGCAATGTCCTGCGGGTCGCCGGACAAAGCAGCCCAGCGGAACGGACCCTTTCCCTGGCAGAACAGGGGCCGAATGTAGGCGGGGACGAAGCCGGGGTATCTCCAGGCAGAGAGTGGTCGAGTGGTCGAGTGGTCCAGTGGTCTAGTGGCGGAGGTGCGGATTTCGGATTCGGGGAGGAAGCCACCTTCGATTGCCTTGCCGCGCAGGTTGTTGCCGTAGTCGAATGTTACAGCGCCCATCGACTGGAGTTTGAGCATCAGGCGGACGTGCTCGGCCATGGTGCGGAAGGATGCCTGCTTGTACGCTGCCGGGTCCGCGTTTCGCAGCTCGACGGCCTTGTCGAAGGAGATGCCGCTGGGGAAGTAGCC
This genomic window from candidate division WOR-3 bacterium contains:
- a CDS encoding urocanate hydratase, with the translated sequence MNRPDSTPIRAPRGSALNCKGWHQEAALRMLMNNLDPEVAEKPEQLIVYGGTGRAARNWDCFHVIVRTLKALENDETLLVQSGKPVAVFRTWPHAPRVLIANSNLVPHWATKPYFDELEAAGLIMYGQMTAGSWIYIGTQGILQGTHETFVAAGRKHFGTPDLAGRLVVSGGLGGMSGAQPLAATMAGATYLGAEVDPTRVARRLASKKPRYLDENILDLDKAIDRAVDAKSHRQATSIAWTGNIVDLLARMAERKVIPDLLTDQTSAHDELRGYFPSGISFDKAVELRNADPAAYKQASFRTMAEHVRLMLKLQSMGAVTFDYGNNLRGKAIEGGFLPESEIRTSATRPLDHSTTRPLSAWRYPGFVPAYIRPLFCQGKGPFRWAALSGDPQDIAETDRIICDLFPDNTALVNWIRRAGAEIPFQGLPSRICWLGYGERDKAGLAFNLAVREGRISAPIVIGRDHLDTGSVASPNRETEAMKDGSDAIADWPLLNAMLNVASGASWVSIHHGGGVGIGYSIHAGQVIVCDGTPDMDERLKRVLVNDPGTGIARHADAGYEDAQALARAKGVNIPMI
- a CDS encoding sigma-54-dependent Fis family transcriptional regulator; its protein translation is MADVKKPLVYVVDDDTRLAETLCGILAKEDYETQALHSGLGAVAAARERRPDAMLLDLMLPDIDGIEVIKRVQAIAPGLPIVMLSGQGSIKAALEATRLGAYDFLEKPPDANRIRLTVANALARGRLERHVERLQGELADRYQMVGASPALQRVKDLIARAAPTSASVLITGESGAGKELVARALHAQSPRASEACVALNCAAIPKELIESELFGHEKGAFTGAVAQRKGRLEEAESGTLFLDEIGDMPLNAQAKLLRFLEESEIQRVGGSDTLKLDVRVIAATNKNLPENVGRGTFRDDLFHRLNVVAIHVPSLRERKEDVESLALAFLERYCRRHNRALQLASGCVDVLRAYDWQGNVRELRNAIERIVVLATSNPVEPRELSALLDSTTTIGAQANGTLRSAYDRAEREAVEHALAASGGVMNQAARLLGVERTTLYRLIKKHDLRPTVEAIV
- a CDS encoding T9SS type A sorting domain-containing protein, coding for MVRATSLFIALLTTGLAHAQPYLLRAAVIDGGGTGLVSSEYVCGLSIGQQAASGVLTAGQYRAVLGFWHSPYGGGLPGIAEPEAGSRAVPLVFDLGQSFPNPFGRMTTISYSLARESDVELRVYNSVGRVVTTLVSGMQRPGRYAVSWDVRGVPAAKLPCGTYFCRLEAGEFTATRKMVKTD
- a CDS encoding DUF2283 domain-containing protein, which translates into the protein MRLKVDKESDALYLRLDEAAVVESEEVQPGIVLDYDAAGNMVGVEILNLSKRVAPERLRVLQLETV